From Coffea arabica cultivar ET-39 chromosome 9c, Coffea Arabica ET-39 HiFi, whole genome shotgun sequence, one genomic window encodes:
- the LOC113709115 gene encoding autophagy-related protein 8C: MAKSSFKLEHPLERRQAESSRIREKYPDRIPVIVEKAERSDIPDIDKKKYLVPADLTVGQFVYVVRKRIKLSAEKAIFVFVKNTLPPTAALMSAIYEENKDEDGFLYMTYSGENTFGFPEVQ; the protein is encoded by the exons ATGGCCAAGAGCTCCTTCAAGCTTGAACACCCCTTGG AAAGGAGGCAGGCAGAGTCTTCTCGCATCAGAGAGAAGTACCCTGATAGGATTCCG GTGATTGTTGAGAAGGCTGAAAGAAGTGATATTCCTGACATTGACAAGAAGAA ATACCTTGTCCCTGCTGACTTGACTGTTGGCCAGTTTGTTTACGTTGTCCGGAAAAGGATCAAGCTCAGTGCTGAGAAGGCTATATTTGTTTTTGTCAAGAACACACTCCCTCCCACTG CTGCTCTGATGTCTGCAATTTATGAGGAAAACAAGGATGAAGATGGTTTTCTTTACATGACTTACAGCGGCGAGAACACATTCGGATTCCCTGAAGTGCAGTGA
- the LOC113707953 gene encoding uncharacterized protein: MSKSSGNSTASSSTSSSSTTTLKPEDYIHSPVHYAVATGDHSSLSKIVSSLPRLTDPTRVLTESDSLSQEKLADQISAVLDRRDNRHRETPLHLAVRLNDVFAVRTLAVAGADISLQNAAGWNPLHEALLRRCSEIVITLLQHHHMSSWSKWRRRLPRLVAALRRMRDFYMEISFHFESSIVPFIGKVAPSDTYKIWKRDGNLRADTSLAGYDGLKIQRANQSFLFIGDGDQSLDIPSGSLLVLNHDEKKIFDAFENGGTPLSDADIASFCNQTSVYRPGMDVTKAELVSRTNWRRQEKTENVGEWKARVYEVHNVIFSFRSRKITAVDGSEQILPIDLELDEDSEEGFLVAENPRFSVSGDDWQARRHSSFVRDERERVMVSRKSVDIIPETRRRLPPSAAASISLAPPPQTKEKEYVKNLRPLIWLTEQFPLKTEELLPLLDILANKVKAVRRMRELLTTTFPPGTFPVKVAIPVVPTVRVVITFTKFVELQPIEQFYTPFSSPRHFVNGGRSSEDDGTESNYYSSSSTSSSSSFSWLSRSSGRSSSTGNKQQNGSLCNGGQQSDPFAIPNGYSWSRVEEKSRKMKKSKSTRRAK, from the exons ATGTCGAAATCCTCAGGCAATTCTACGGCGTCGTCTTCGACTTCTTCTTCGTCAACGACGACGTTGAAGCCCGAAGACTACATTCACAGTCCAGTCCACTATGCCGTAGCAACTGGCGACCATTCCAGTCTCTCGAAAATCGTTTCTTCTTTACCGCGACTCACCGACCCAACTCGTGTTCTTACCGAGTCCGACTCGCTCTCTCAAGAGAAACTTGCTGACCAAATCTCCGCCGTCCTTGACCGCCGCGACAACCGCCACCGAGAAACTCCCCTCCATCTCGCCGTCCGCCTCAATGACGTCTTCGCCGTCCGCACCCTCGCTGTGGCTGGAGCTGACATTTCACTCCAGAATGCCGCCGGATGGAATCCGCTTCACGAAGCTCTCCTCCGCCGTTGCTCGGAGATCGTGATAACTCTCCTTCAGCACCATCACATGTCCTCCTGGTCCAAGTGGCGCCGCCGCCTTCCCCGCCTAGTAGCCGCTCTCCGCCGAATGCGTGACTTCTACATGGAAATCTCCTTCCACTTCGAGAGCTCTATCGTTCCGTTCATTGGAAAAGTCGCCCCTTCCGACACCTATAAGATCTGGAAACGCGACGGGAATCTCCGAGCAGATACTTCGCTCGCCGGCTACGACGGATTGAAAATCCAGCGCGCTAATCAAAGCTTTCTCTTCATCGGAGACGGCGATCAAAGCCTCGACATTCCTTCTGGTTCACTGCTCGTCTTGAACCACGACgagaagaaaattttcgacGCCTTCGAAAATGGTGGGACTCCGTTGAGCGATGCCGACATTGCCAGCTTCTGCAATCAAACGAGCGTGTATAGGCCTGGAATGGATGTGACCAAGGCAGAGCTCGTTAGCCGTACTAATTGGAGACGGCAAGAGAAGacagagaatgtaggagaatgGAAAGCTAGGGTTTACGAAGTGCACAACGTGATTTTCAGTTTTCGGTCACGAAAAATCACCGCAGTCGATGGAAGCGAGCAAATTCTACCGATAGACTTAGAGCTCGACGAGGATTCGGAAGAAGGATTTCTGGTAGCAGAGAATCCGCGGTTTAGTGTTTCCGGCGATGATTGGCAAGCGAGAAGGCACAGTAGCTTCGTGAGGGATGAGCGGGAGCGAGTGATGGTGTCAAGGAAGAGTGTGGATATCATTCCAGAGACTAGGAGGAGGTTGCCGCCGTCCGCGGCCGCTTCAATATCGTTAGCGCCGCCTCCACAGACGAAGGAGAAGGAGTACGTGAAGAATTTACGGCCGTTAATTTGGTTAACGGAACAGTTCCCGTTGAAGACGGAGGAGCTGCTGCCGTTACTCGACATCCTAGCTAACAAAGTGAAAGCCGTTAGGCGGATGAGGGAGCTCCTAACGACGACGTTTCCTCCTGGCACGTTCCCCGTGAAG GTTGCAATTCCGGTGGTTCCAACAGTGAGGGTGGTAATAACATTTACCAAGTTCGTTGAGCTGCAACCAATTGAACAGTTCTACACCCCATTCTCGAGTCCTAGACATTTTGTTAATGGTGGAAGAAGCTCTGAGGACGATGGTACAGAGAGTAATTACTACTCATCATCATCCACATCATCATCGTCATCCTTTTCATGGCTATCGAGGAGCAGCGGTCGGTCAAGTTCTACGGGGAATAAGCAGCAGAATGGCAGTTTGTGTAATGGTGGGCAGCAATCAGACCCATTTGCTATACCAAATGGATATAGTTGGAGTAGGGTTGAGGAGAAAAGTAGGAAAATGAAAAAGTCCAAGTCTACTAGAAGAGCTAAATGA